One genomic region from Nitrospira sp. CR1.1 encodes:
- a CDS encoding PAS domain S-box protein — protein sequence MHVSYRSRRTPDEQDVDVTSSHRTRSKVSRPIRSEPAAAEVLAWLSDCIDGGLCFVCKGLLIFENSQFAELVENASPQAEGGEPSLRKRLLDDAIVWNQQDLGSRKSKEYRLMAHDGRSLYYDCRFNVVPYRGERGVLMVLEDVTERVLLAQDASQVARFQSVLARIGTLGVSGMSAQELMNEAVKETAAALDVELCKILVPREPDGQLYIMAGSGLRQDLIGKLTIEGGTHSQAGYAIRERVPVVVEDLQRETRFSPSKLLTEHGAVAGMCVPMLVEDRVYGVMTAHSKRVRRFTQKEQEFLCTMANTIGAVLERRRHEETQMDFYHRLFLSAQDGVMMTDTAGRIVDWNPALERMTGWTRKEALGQRPVILKSGKHSPEFYERLWQSIRAGQPFVERFVNRRKDGSEFLVWESVSPVKASDGTTQYFMAILTDLSEREQMLEALRHTEQVKLVGQLAGGILHEVRNPLIGLGSLATHLAEQTSLPQEARDRCRLIAREASRIDELLESHLGQLRPRPFDIAACDLASVLDDTLTLLRPNLVKHQILIRTSVAPDLPAVEASRAHILQVCLNIVMNAIDAMPGGGNVYASLTPELRRVPGVLMRFADGGKGIAAEDLKRIYEPFFTKGKAKGVGLGLTITRDIVERHHGQLVLQSPPGQGAVVDVWLPIRREV from the coding sequence ATGCACGTGTCGTATCGATCACGTAGGACTCCGGACGAGCAGGACGTTGATGTGACCTCCTCCCACCGCACCCGTTCAAAAGTCTCCCGGCCGATCCGGTCCGAACCCGCCGCCGCGGAGGTCCTGGCCTGGTTGAGCGACTGTATTGACGGCGGGTTGTGCTTCGTCTGCAAGGGCCTTCTCATCTTCGAGAACTCTCAATTTGCGGAATTGGTGGAGAACGCCTCGCCACAGGCGGAGGGCGGGGAGCCTTCTCTGCGGAAACGCCTGTTGGATGATGCCATTGTCTGGAACCAGCAGGATCTCGGCTCGCGGAAGAGCAAGGAATACCGGCTGATGGCTCATGACGGACGCTCCCTGTATTACGACTGCCGGTTCAACGTGGTGCCCTACCGCGGAGAGCGCGGCGTCCTGATGGTGTTGGAGGACGTGACGGAACGCGTGCTGCTGGCGCAAGACGCGTCGCAGGTGGCGCGGTTCCAATCGGTGCTGGCGCGGATCGGCACGCTGGGCGTCAGCGGTATGTCGGCCCAAGAGCTGATGAACGAGGCGGTGAAGGAAACGGCGGCGGCTCTGGATGTGGAGCTGTGCAAAATTTTGGTGCCTCGCGAACCGGACGGCCAGCTGTACATCATGGCGGGGAGCGGGCTGCGGCAGGACCTCATCGGGAAATTGACGATCGAAGGCGGCACGCATTCGCAGGCCGGCTATGCGATCAGGGAACGGGTTCCGGTGGTGGTCGAGGATCTCCAGCGGGAAACGAGGTTTTCCCCTTCGAAGCTGCTGACGGAACATGGCGCGGTCGCCGGCATGTGTGTGCCGATGCTGGTCGAGGATCGTGTCTATGGCGTGATGACCGCCCACTCGAAACGTGTCCGCCGGTTCACGCAGAAGGAGCAGGAATTCCTCTGCACGATGGCGAATACCATCGGGGCGGTGCTGGAGCGCCGTCGGCACGAAGAAACGCAGATGGATTTTTATCATCGTCTGTTCCTGTCCGCGCAAGACGGGGTGATGATGACCGACACGGCTGGTAGAATCGTGGATTGGAATCCGGCCCTGGAGCGTATGACGGGATGGACGCGCAAGGAGGCCCTCGGCCAGCGTCCCGTGATTTTGAAATCAGGCAAACATTCGCCAGAATTCTACGAACGGCTCTGGCAATCGATTCGCGCCGGGCAGCCGTTTGTGGAGCGGTTCGTCAACCGGCGGAAGGACGGATCGGAGTTCCTGGTCTGGGAAAGTGTCAGCCCGGTGAAGGCCTCCGACGGCACGACGCAATACTTCATGGCGATTCTGACCGATCTCAGCGAGCGCGAGCAGATGTTGGAAGCCCTCCGCCACACTGAACAGGTCAAGCTGGTAGGCCAGCTCGCCGGGGGCATTTTGCATGAGGTCCGGAATCCGCTCATTGGCCTGGGCAGCTTGGCGACGCATTTGGCCGAGCAAACGTCCCTCCCTCAGGAGGCCCGTGACCGGTGCCGGTTGATTGCTCGGGAAGCGTCGAGAATCGATGAGCTTCTAGAGTCCCACCTGGGTCAGTTGCGGCCCAGGCCCTTCGATATCGCCGCCTGCGACCTGGCTTCGGTCTTAGACGATACGTTGACGCTGCTCCGGCCGAACCTTGTGAAGCATCAGATTCTGATCAGGACTTCCGTTGCGCCTGACCTTCCGGCCGTCGAGGCTTCTCGTGCTCATATCCTTCAGGTCTGCCTCAATATTGTGATGAACGCCATCGATGCGATGCCCGGCGGCGGCAATGTATACGCCTCTCTGACGCCGGAGCTCCGGCGTGTGCCCGGTGTGTTGATGCGGTTCGCCGATGGGGGGAAGGGCATTGCGGCGGAGGATTTGAAGCGGATTTACGAACCGTTTTTTACGAAGGGAAAGGCAAAAGGAGTAGGGCTCGGCCTCACCATCACCAGGGACATTGTCGAGCGCCACCATGGCCAGCTCGTCCTTCAAAGCCCGCCGGGTCAGGGGGCGGTGGTTGATGTCTGGTTGCCGATCCGCCGCGAAGTCTAA
- a CDS encoding P-II family nitrogen regulator → MLTLHPMKEIRIVVEGEHLKIVTGLLDRVGATGYTIINNVSGKGHHGFHEGHLLFDDTSSQVIVFTVVPEERIEPILAGLGPVFHKHSGAMFVSDVAVTRRDHFVVP, encoded by the coding sequence ATGCTGACACTGCATCCGATGAAAGAGATTCGCATTGTGGTCGAAGGGGAACATTTGAAAATCGTCACCGGTCTGTTGGACCGGGTGGGGGCGACCGGGTACACGATCATCAACAATGTGTCGGGCAAGGGCCATCATGGATTCCATGAAGGCCATCTGTTGTTCGACGACACCAGCAGCCAGGTGATCGTCTTCACCGTGGTGCCGGAAGAGCGCATCGAACCGATTCTGGCCGGCCTAGGGCCGGTGTTCCACAAACACTCGGGCGCCATGTTCGTGAGCGACGTCGCGGTTACCCGCCGGGATCATTTCGTGGTCCCCTAG
- a CDS encoding DUF2309 family protein — translation MALEQRAFTDAQRMELRSHVELAGEAIAAYWPMRTFIHHNPLHGLEHLPFDQAVKRGEQLLGGKGYLVGALYRRFFTQGRIGREDVAQVLAPLASDRRVIFAGRELSHLELLQHSMVHGLDDLAVEQPGANAAPDEVLDRLTAWLTSSIAQARTGVAEPLVPWEAVELLSHETLSTWCDRTLGTSVEADINEQMIKWCGVFLDEGEASWVMPGREHTFYRGWKRLARYDAGLRLLGIRDAATRIDALGERPEEAVLQCLADLGIPKSVWESYFALHLAALPGWTGYIKWRAEEQHQPWQARYPIDLVKYLAVRLFYERELVALRCRELLEIAGHYEAIRSYIDQAPHAHWLRRQLVAGRLAPSVDGEMRTWSRLHRTSQPAEWNETGKQVYDRTAEGRAAAIMRRDAKRLLALSSAMGADSESISQTSSSDVLTVLTWLDGFPSAQHSHRWLEALELRHRRVVVGQLTGVAKQLRETDDQAAPAGASRPLAQMVFCIDVRSEILRRHLEQLGGYETLGVAGFFGIPVKYQAFGEEHPVTHAPVLLKPKNHIREIPRSYHGAAASRHRLFARLSHAGHTLLHDLKENVITPYVMVEALGWFFSVPFFGKTLFPLWYQRMSSWLKGLWLPPLATTLTIDKLTRDEAEEMVAVEQRAAIRAALRREFPALGSDTTPALIETIRLGAMEGQDEQKSREVAKSLGLTPSEADALYERFRRTLNLTPRGMSSRLQRITLHGFSVSEQAYAVEAALRLMGFTAGFARLVVMCSHGSTSDNNPYESALDCGACGGNSGLPNARAFAAMANNQAVRKVLEGRGIKIPGDSHFVAAAHDTTRNDVRIVDLEDVPATHRKDLLRLLDDLQEAGAQSANERGLALEGPASASKRKDPLTRASRRSVDWAQVRPEWGLSKNNLLIIGRRELTRPLNLEGRSFLHSYDYRQDESGKLLEAIMTAPLIVAQWINMEHYFSTVDNEVYGSGSKVYHNIVGRVGVMSGATGDLRLGLPSQTVLDGPVPYHEPVRLLAVIESPRARVEAVIAKHPGLERLFENEWVSLVVCEPGEATCYHYDIMQGWQPVSGAPEQHSAEAADLAAEADPSRFQKNGDVVGTTQETRREATSLEQERKNQ, via the coding sequence ATGGCACTCGAACAACGAGCCTTCACAGATGCGCAGCGGATGGAACTGCGGTCCCATGTGGAACTGGCAGGCGAGGCGATTGCCGCCTACTGGCCCATGCGCACGTTTATTCATCACAATCCGCTGCATGGCCTGGAACATCTTCCCTTCGATCAAGCGGTCAAGCGCGGGGAACAACTGCTGGGCGGAAAGGGGTATCTCGTCGGCGCCCTCTATCGCCGGTTCTTTACACAAGGCCGTATCGGCCGGGAGGATGTGGCTCAAGTGTTGGCTCCGCTCGCCAGCGACCGGCGGGTTATCTTTGCGGGGCGGGAGTTATCCCATCTGGAGTTGCTCCAGCATTCCATGGTGCATGGGCTGGACGATCTTGCGGTGGAACAGCCTGGCGCCAATGCGGCGCCAGATGAGGTGCTGGATCGGCTCACGGCATGGCTCACCTCGTCTATCGCCCAGGCTCGTACCGGTGTGGCGGAACCGCTGGTTCCGTGGGAAGCTGTAGAGCTCTTGTCCCACGAAACCCTATCGACCTGGTGCGACCGCACGCTGGGCACATCAGTCGAAGCGGACATCAACGAGCAAATGATCAAGTGGTGCGGGGTGTTTTTGGATGAAGGCGAAGCCTCCTGGGTCATGCCGGGGCGGGAGCACACGTTTTATCGCGGCTGGAAGCGGTTGGCTCGGTATGATGCCGGGTTGCGGCTGCTGGGGATTCGGGATGCGGCAACCAGGATCGACGCCTTGGGCGAGCGGCCGGAAGAAGCGGTCTTACAGTGCCTGGCCGATCTGGGAATTCCCAAGTCTGTCTGGGAGTCCTATTTCGCCTTGCACCTCGCCGCGCTTCCAGGCTGGACGGGCTATATCAAGTGGCGAGCCGAAGAACAGCATCAGCCCTGGCAAGCGCGGTATCCGATCGATCTGGTGAAATATCTCGCGGTGCGGTTGTTCTACGAACGGGAACTGGTGGCGTTGCGGTGCCGCGAGTTGTTGGAGATCGCGGGGCACTACGAGGCGATTCGCAGCTACATCGACCAGGCCCCCCATGCGCATTGGCTGAGGCGTCAATTGGTGGCAGGCCGATTGGCTCCCTCCGTTGATGGAGAGATGCGGACATGGAGTCGCCTCCACCGGACGAGCCAGCCGGCAGAATGGAACGAGACCGGAAAGCAGGTGTATGACCGGACCGCCGAAGGGCGCGCCGCAGCAATCATGCGGCGCGATGCGAAACGGCTGCTTGCCCTTTCGAGTGCGATGGGCGCCGATTCAGAGTCCATCAGTCAGACGTCGTCGTCCGACGTGCTCACGGTGTTGACCTGGCTGGATGGATTTCCATCCGCGCAGCACAGCCATCGCTGGTTGGAAGCGTTGGAATTGCGCCATCGCCGGGTTGTGGTGGGACAACTCACTGGAGTGGCGAAACAGTTGCGGGAGACGGACGATCAGGCCGCTCCCGCTGGGGCCTCGAGACCGTTGGCGCAGATGGTTTTTTGTATCGACGTTCGATCGGAGATTTTGCGGCGGCACCTTGAACAGCTCGGGGGGTATGAAACGCTGGGCGTGGCAGGATTTTTTGGCATTCCGGTGAAGTACCAGGCGTTTGGCGAGGAGCATCCGGTCACCCATGCGCCGGTTCTGCTGAAGCCCAAAAACCATATCCGCGAGATTCCGCGCAGCTACCATGGGGCGGCGGCCAGCCGGCATCGGCTGTTTGCGCGGCTCAGCCACGCCGGCCACACTCTCCTGCACGATCTGAAAGAGAACGTCATTACTCCGTACGTCATGGTCGAAGCCCTGGGTTGGTTCTTCAGCGTCCCGTTTTTTGGCAAGACGCTCTTTCCCCTGTGGTACCAGCGCATGAGTTCCTGGTTGAAGGGCCTGTGGCTGCCGCCCCTGGCGACAACCCTCACTATCGATAAGCTGACCAGGGACGAGGCAGAAGAAATGGTGGCCGTCGAACAGCGCGCGGCCATCCGTGCGGCGCTGCGGCGGGAATTTCCGGCGCTCGGCTCCGACACCACCCCAGCCTTGATCGAAACTATCCGCCTGGGGGCGATGGAGGGCCAGGACGAGCAGAAGAGCCGCGAGGTCGCGAAAAGCCTCGGCCTGACGCCTTCCGAAGCGGATGCGCTGTACGAACGATTCCGGCGCACCCTGAACCTCACACCACGCGGCATGTCGTCCCGCCTCCAGCGCATCACCTTGCATGGCTTTTCGGTCTCCGAGCAGGCCTACGCCGTCGAGGCGGCGCTTCGGCTGATGGGATTCACCGCGGGGTTTGCCCGTCTGGTTGTAATGTGTTCTCACGGGAGCACATCGGACAACAATCCCTATGAGTCCGCACTCGATTGCGGGGCTTGCGGCGGGAACAGCGGTCTGCCGAATGCGAGGGCCTTCGCCGCGATGGCGAACAATCAGGCGGTGCGCAAGGTGCTGGAAGGGCGTGGCATCAAGATCCCCGGCGATTCGCATTTCGTGGCCGCGGCGCATGACACGACCCGGAACGATGTCAGGATTGTGGATTTGGAAGATGTTCCAGCGACGCACCGCAAAGATCTCCTCCGGTTGTTGGATGACCTCCAGGAGGCGGGAGCGCAGTCGGCGAATGAACGCGGCCTGGCGTTAGAGGGGCCCGCGAGCGCATCGAAACGGAAGGATCCGCTGACCAGGGCCAGCCGCCGGAGTGTGGATTGGGCGCAGGTGCGTCCGGAGTGGGGCTTGTCAAAAAACAATCTCCTCATCATCGGCCGGCGGGAACTGACGCGGCCGTTGAATCTGGAAGGCCGGTCCTTTCTGCATTCGTATGATTACCGGCAGGACGAGTCCGGGAAACTGCTGGAAGCGATTATGACGGCGCCGCTCATCGTGGCCCAGTGGATCAACATGGAACACTACTTCTCCACCGTGGACAATGAGGTCTACGGAAGCGGGAGCAAGGTCTACCACAATATCGTCGGGCGGGTAGGGGTCATGAGCGGGGCTACCGGGGACCTTCGGTTGGGTCTGCCATCGCAGACCGTGCTGGACGGGCCGGTTCCCTATCACGAGCCCGTGCGATTGTTGGCCGTGATTGAGTCTCCCAGGGCAAGAGTGGAGGCGGTGATCGCGAAGCATCCCGGCCTTGAGCGGCTGTTCGAGAATGAATGGGTGTCGCTGGTTGTCTGCGAACCGGGTGAAGCGACGTGTTATCACTACGACATCATGCAGGGCTGGCAGCCGGTTTCTGGCGCGCCGGAGCAACATTCCGCCGAAGCCGCTGACCTCGCTGCAGAAGCAGATCCCTCCCGGTTTCAGAAAAACGGTGACGTGGTCGGCACGACGCAAGAGACCAGGCGGGAGGCGACGTCATTGGAGCAAGAGAGGAAGAATCAATAG
- a CDS encoding NADH-quinone oxidoreductase subunit L has translation MEAIVPLLTIFAPLLGTFCIALLWRELGERISRIGIGALWCAALTSVATFAIVFYGDPIRLTILGASSGPFAYTILVDRLAAVMMVLISSVSLIIHVYSGRYMVGDAGYVRYFAFLGALTSVLLSLVSSGNLLWMFLCWHLVTWLLSSLLVCNPASRAAREAGQKTFWTQGLGDAAFAVALVLLYGAYGTLDLTDLFARLQGSSAPPVDANWLRAGLDVPLVATLLLILSVMTKSAQFPFHVWLVGTIEAPTPVSALMHAGIVNAGGFLVNRLAPLFSFAPATLHVLFVIGGVTALIGASAMLTQTSVKRRLVYSTMGQMGYMVMECGLGAFALAVFHLCAHGLFKATLFLNSGSVIHKARMEYKLPPAARVDKAGAFSPMTWTTGLVATLVLPLVILLVLHGVVSIPLQDAQGAVIFLFFGWVTTSQAMFTLYRLHTGASWAVSLTMLGSLAVIGLTYLWAGEAFTHFLYPGHETAEAFMRAAEWNRSFFDLVVGCAVILILGAWGMIYGKAKGVKLLMPAWIETLRTRAYVTFLNGLYVEDLMRMIGRTAFRR, from the coding sequence ATGGAAGCGATTGTTCCCCTGTTGACGATCTTTGCGCCCCTGCTGGGCACGTTCTGCATCGCCTTATTGTGGCGTGAGCTTGGAGAACGCATTTCGCGCATCGGGATCGGGGCCCTCTGGTGCGCGGCGCTGACATCGGTAGCCACGTTTGCGATCGTGTTCTATGGCGACCCGATCCGCCTGACGATCCTGGGCGCATCTTCCGGACCATTTGCCTATACGATCCTGGTCGATCGGTTGGCGGCGGTGATGATGGTCCTCATCAGTTCCGTCAGCCTGATCATTCATGTGTACTCCGGGCGCTACATGGTCGGTGATGCGGGATATGTCCGGTATTTTGCGTTCCTGGGCGCCCTCACCTCCGTGCTGCTGAGTCTGGTCAGCAGCGGCAACCTCCTTTGGATGTTCCTGTGCTGGCATTTGGTGACCTGGCTGCTTTCGTCGCTCCTTGTGTGCAACCCGGCGAGTCGCGCGGCCAGGGAGGCGGGACAAAAAACCTTCTGGACGCAAGGGCTAGGCGATGCGGCCTTCGCCGTGGCGTTGGTGCTGCTCTACGGGGCCTACGGCACATTGGATCTCACGGATCTCTTCGCGCGACTGCAGGGCTCTTCTGCGCCGCCGGTTGATGCGAACTGGCTGCGGGCCGGACTGGACGTGCCGTTAGTCGCGACGTTGCTGTTGATTCTGTCGGTCATGACCAAGTCTGCGCAATTTCCCTTTCATGTCTGGCTGGTCGGCACGATCGAAGCCCCGACGCCGGTGTCAGCCTTGATGCATGCGGGGATTGTGAATGCCGGCGGCTTTCTCGTGAATCGACTGGCGCCGCTGTTCAGTTTTGCCCCGGCGACGCTGCATGTGTTGTTTGTCATCGGCGGCGTGACGGCCTTGATCGGCGCCAGTGCAATGCTGACGCAGACCAGCGTGAAGCGCCGCCTCGTCTACTCCACGATGGGTCAGATGGGCTATATGGTCATGGAGTGCGGGCTGGGCGCCTTTGCGCTGGCCGTGTTTCACCTCTGCGCCCATGGTCTATTCAAGGCCACCTTGTTTCTCAATTCCGGGTCCGTCATCCATAAGGCCCGGATGGAATATAAACTCCCCCCTGCCGCGCGCGTGGATAAGGCCGGCGCCTTCTCGCCGATGACGTGGACAACCGGCTTGGTGGCGACCCTGGTGTTGCCGCTGGTGATCCTGCTTGTGCTGCACGGGGTTGTCAGTATCCCGTTGCAGGATGCACAAGGAGCGGTGATTTTTCTCTTCTTTGGTTGGGTCACGACGTCGCAAGCGATGTTCACCCTCTATCGACTCCATACCGGCGCCTCATGGGCCGTGTCACTGACCATGCTCGGATCGCTCGCGGTCATCGGTCTCACCTATCTGTGGGCAGGCGAGGCGTTCACGCATTTCCTCTATCCTGGCCATGAGACGGCAGAGGCGTTTATGCGCGCTGCGGAATGGAATCGCTCGTTTTTCGATCTCGTGGTGGGATGCGCGGTCATCCTGATCCTCGGCGCCTGGGGCATGATCTATGGCAAAGCCAAAGGGGTCAAGCTGCTCATGCCGGCCTGGATCGAGACGCTGCGTACGCGAGCCTATGTGACGTTTCTCAACGGCCTGTATGTCGAAGACCTCATGCGCATGATCGGTCGAACGGCCTTTCGACGGTAG
- a CDS encoding helix-turn-helix domain-containing protein, with the protein MERTQAARPTLKELFQRRGDEARRIAVAYRQYGYRLREIAEHLGVHEVTVSRRLKRAEQGRV; encoded by the coding sequence ATTGAACGGACGCAAGCCGCCCGGCCAACCCTGAAGGAGCTGTTCCAGCGACGAGGGGACGAGGCGCGCCGGATCGCGGTGGCCTATCGGCAGTATGGGTATCGCTTGCGGGAGATTGCGGAGCACCTGGGCGTCCATGAGGTGACGGTGAGTCGACGTCTCAAGCGCGCAGAACAGGGGCGTGTCTGA
- a CDS encoding amidohydrolase family protein has product MKIDVHAHYWTNEYLNLVAGLGKTDTDTQRGMGAGDGDELAARFKLMDRAGVDMQILSACPQMPYSTDRDAAVRVARFVNDQYAALVMAHPGRFRAFVATPMPDVEASIAEIARGLDELGMVGVCVNTTILNKPLIDDAFMPIFEALDRRGAILYIHPAGNSCCTPLIADHHLTWQVGAPMEDTISIMQLISKGIPSRYPNIRIINSHLGGAMPMLMQRADNQYGWESPDTPEKPSLAAKRMWYDTVGHGHVPALRAAIETFGADRLVLGTDFPYEGGDIFVRAIDYISDPSINRNDAALILERNAERLFGLGT; this is encoded by the coding sequence ATGAAAATCGATGTGCACGCGCATTACTGGACCAACGAGTATCTCAACCTGGTTGCCGGTCTCGGAAAGACGGATACCGATACCCAGCGAGGCATGGGCGCGGGCGACGGAGACGAACTTGCCGCCCGGTTCAAATTGATGGATCGTGCCGGAGTCGACATGCAGATTCTCTCGGCGTGCCCGCAAATGCCGTACAGTACAGACCGGGATGCGGCGGTTCGCGTTGCGCGGTTCGTGAACGATCAATACGCTGCCCTGGTGATGGCTCATCCCGGTCGCTTTCGGGCGTTCGTCGCAACGCCGATGCCCGATGTCGAGGCGTCGATTGCCGAAATCGCCAGGGGGCTCGACGAGCTTGGCATGGTTGGGGTCTGTGTCAACACGACCATCTTGAACAAACCGCTTATCGATGATGCCTTCATGCCAATCTTTGAGGCACTCGACCGGCGTGGCGCCATTCTTTACATACATCCGGCAGGGAATAGTTGCTGCACCCCTCTGATCGCCGACCATCACCTGACGTGGCAGGTTGGAGCGCCGATGGAAGACACCATTTCGATCATGCAGTTGATCAGCAAGGGGATACCTTCCCGGTATCCGAACATCCGCATCATCAATTCCCACCTTGGCGGGGCCATGCCGATGCTGATGCAGCGTGCCGACAATCAGTATGGCTGGGAATCGCCAGACACACCCGAGAAACCAAGTCTGGCCGCTAAACGAATGTGGTACGACACCGTGGGTCACGGCCACGTTCCGGCCCTGCGCGCCGCGATCGAGACATTCGGCGCTGATCGCCTGGTGCTGGGCACAGACTTTCCTTACGAGGGCGGCGACATTTTCGTTCGGGCGATCGATTATATTTCCGATCCCAGTATCAATCGGAACGATGCAGCATTAATCCTTGAGAGGAATGCCGAGAGACTGTTCGGACTGGGTACATGA
- a CDS encoding efflux RND transporter periplasmic adaptor subunit produces the protein MRNGCIGRRSSNMPRCGPTSPLRWPGSNARWEPHCERRPYSTDDWSAAMTRRPTTIGLLTILVGLLSGCGDQGTQPSKPAPATEAPAAAGSTKAIHPPPAVQARLRTEPAALRAVPELITAPGEVALDLKQVAKITSRIGGQVERIHAQLGDRVKKGQALVAIGSLQLDQLIEEYLVGKAQADVAENSFRRTEKLRADDIVTERKLIEDKGLYLETQARYQHIRERLSNMGISTDDLKQGPHEKSHLYTLTAPIAGTVVIQNAVRGQGVGPGDELFEIVDTSRVWVFANLPIEQARKFKEGDSGTITPKGGDAIVAPLTYLSPVADETTRTIRVRFEVANAKGQLKPREYVEVALGWSGPPVVTVPLTAITTIEKTRGLFLETPDGYTFVPIDAGREGGGWIAIHRGVKEGDRIVSEGVFDLKNVLLKEHIGSGE, from the coding sequence ATGCGCAACGGGTGTATCGGCAGACGCAGCTCGAATATGCCCAGGTGCGGGCCGACCTCTCCATTGCGCTGGCCCGGCTCGAACGCGCGTTGGGAACCTCATTGTGAACGCCGGCCATATTCAACGGATGATTGGAGCGCAGCGATGACTCGACGACCGACGACGATCGGCCTGCTGACCATACTAGTGGGCCTGCTTTCAGGTTGCGGCGACCAGGGAACGCAGCCATCGAAACCTGCTCCGGCCACTGAAGCACCGGCGGCGGCCGGCAGCACCAAAGCCATTCATCCGCCGCCGGCAGTGCAGGCCCGTCTTCGTACTGAACCGGCCGCGCTCCGCGCCGTGCCCGAACTGATCACCGCCCCCGGTGAAGTAGCGCTCGACCTCAAGCAGGTGGCGAAGATCACGTCTCGCATCGGCGGACAAGTTGAACGCATCCATGCGCAGCTGGGAGATCGAGTCAAGAAGGGCCAAGCGCTGGTGGCCATCGGCAGCCTGCAGCTCGATCAGTTGATCGAAGAATATCTCGTTGGGAAAGCGCAAGCCGATGTGGCCGAGAACAGCTTCCGCCGGACGGAAAAACTGCGCGCGGACGATATCGTCACGGAACGTAAACTGATCGAGGATAAAGGCCTCTATCTCGAAACACAGGCGCGTTACCAGCACATCCGCGAACGACTGTCCAACATGGGGATTTCGACGGACGATCTGAAACAAGGACCGCACGAGAAAAGCCACCTCTACACGCTCACCGCGCCGATCGCGGGCACCGTCGTCATTCAGAATGCCGTGCGCGGACAAGGAGTCGGTCCCGGTGATGAATTGTTTGAGATCGTCGATACCAGCCGCGTGTGGGTGTTTGCCAACCTGCCGATCGAGCAGGCTCGTAAATTCAAGGAAGGGGATTCCGGCACGATTACACCGAAGGGCGGTGACGCGATCGTGGCGCCGCTCACCTACCTCTCACCCGTTGCGGATGAGACGACCCGTACCATTCGCGTCCGGTTTGAGGTCGCCAACGCCAAGGGACAGTTGAAACCACGGGAATACGTCGAGGTGGCGCTCGGCTGGTCGGGGCCGCCGGTGGTCACCGTACCCCTTACCGCCATCACGACCATTGAGAAAACCCGCGGACTGTTCCTTGAAACCCCGGACGGCTATACCTTCGTGCCAATCGACGCAGGCCGTGAAGGAGGCGGCTGGATAGCAATCCATCGAGGCGTGAAGGAAGGCGATCGAATCGTCAGCGAGGGCGTGTTCGATCTGAAAAATGTGCTGCTGAAGGAACACATCGGATCGGGCGAATGA